The stretch of DNA GCGGGGGCCGTGGTCGGTCAAGTGGTGCGGATCAGCCGCCCTCGCAGCCGCCCAGCAGGTCGTTGTCGTTCAGGAACGACTCGGCGACCGCCTGTGGCCGCTCGCCGTCGGACGACCTGCGCTTGTTCAGCTCGGTCATCTGCTCCTGCGACAGGGCCTCGGCGATCGGCGCGAAGCACGCCTCCAGCGCCTCGCCGTACTGCTCGTAGACGTCGCGCGTGAACACCGGCGACGCGTTGTACAGCGGGAAGAACGACTGATCGTCCTCCAGCACGGACAGGTCCAGAGCGGCGATGCGGCCGTCGGTGGTGAAGATCTCACCGAAGTTGCACGGGTCGCCCTTGTCGATGGCCGAGTAGATCACGCCCGTGTCAAGACCGGTGACCTCGCTGTTCGGGAACTCGTAGCCGTACTGCTCCTCCATGCCGGGCAGGCCGTCCTCGCGGGACTCGAACTCGGTCTCGACGCACAGTGACGCCTGCTCTGGGTTGTTCTCGATCAGCGGACCGAGGTCGCTGAGCGCCTCGGGATTGCCGAGCTGGTCCGCGGCCTCGCTACGGAACGCCAGGCCGTAGGTGTTGTTGAACGGCGCCGGTGCAAGCCACACCAGGTTGTTCTCCTGCAGGTCCTCCTCCCTGACCGCGTTGTACTGCTCCTCGCGGTCGGGGATCGGATCGGTGTGGCCCAGGTGGTTGATCCAGCCGGTGCCGGTGTACTCCCAGTAGTGCTGGATCTGGCCGCTCAGCAGGGCCTGGCGATTCGCGTCGGTGCCGCCCAGGTTGACCTGGTCGTCGACGCTCGCGCCGGCGGCCTCGAGCGCCGTCACGGAGATGTAGCCGAGGATCTGCTGCTCGTCGAAGTCCTTCGACCCGACGGTGATCTGCGCGCCATCGAGCGCCTCGGTGCCGGCCGTGAGCTCACCCCCCTCGCTGCCGCCGGACGCGGTCGTGGCCTCGCCACCGCCACCGCTCTCCAGCTGATCACCGCCGCCGCATGCCGCGGCGAGCAGTGCCAGCGCGGCGAAGAGCGCCAGCAGAACTGATTTCGAGCGTCGCACGTGGGTTCCTTTCGCATTCCTCGGATGCACGGCGCAGGCGCTGCCATGGCGCCAGCGTTTGTCAGAGCCCCTTGGGCTTCAGCCACTCCTCGATGAGGCCCCCGACGTAGTCGACCAGCAGCGCCAGCACGGCAGCCATCACCGCGCCGGTGATGAGCACGGGCGTCCGCTTCAGGTTGAAGCCGGTGAAGATGATGAAGCCGAGGCCACCGCCGCCGAACAGGAACGCCAGGGTCGCGGTGCCCACGTTCAAGATCAGGGCGGTCCGGACCCCGGCGAGCACGACCGGGATCGCAAGGGGCAGCTCGATCTTGCGCAGCACCTGACGCTGGGACATGCCCATGCCGCTGCCAGCCTCGAGGATGTCGCGGTCGACGCCATCCAGCCCAACCATCGTGTTGCGCAGGATCGGCAGGAAGGAGACCGCGACGAGGGCGGCGACCACGGGCACCACACCGGTGCTCGGGAGGACCGGCACGGCCCCGAAGGCGATGAAGATGATGGCCAACAGCCCCAGTGACGGGATGGCCTGCCCGGCATTGCCGATGCCGATGATCACCGGCGCCAGTCGTCGCGTCCCAGGACGGGTCGCCACGATGCCGAGTGGCACGGCCAGCGCCACGACGATGATGGTCGACAAGACCGTCAGGTAGATGTGACGTTGTGTCTGGCCCAACACGTTGTCCAGGGTGATGTTGCGCGCCTCGATCGAGTCGAGCTCCTGACCGCTGAGCCACACGACCAGCAGCACCAGCACGATGGTGACGAACACCGGGATGCTGGCGTAGTGCACCAGCTTCTGCCGCGTGGTCATCGCGTCCGGGTCGGTGCGGACCTCCGACCTGGCCGCCTGCGTGTCCAGCTGGGCCCGTCTATCGAGGCCGTCGTCGGTCTGCGTGGGCGCGCTCACGCGATCGCCTCCTCCGGCGGGAGCTTCGCGGCCCGGTAGTACTCTTCGGTCTGCTCGCGCATGCCCTGGATCGCCTGCATGATCGTGTCGATGTCGACCAGGCCCTGATAGGAGCCCTTGCCGTCGACCACGACCGCGCAACCGGCGTTGCTGACGATCATCTCGTTGAGCGCGTCCGACAGCGTGGCCTGCGGCTCGACCTGCGCCTCGTGGGGCAGCCCGCTGTTGCGCAGATCGCCTTCGCGCTTGAAGTCGGTGGCACGCAGCCACCGTTGTGGACGTCCCTGGCTGTCGAGCACCAGCAGGGCGGTCCAGTGCGACTCGTGCAGCTTGTTGAACAGCGCGTCCCGTGAGTCATCGAAGGTGCCCGTCGGTACGTCGCTGTGGTAGTCGACGTCACGCACCCGGGACAGGTTGAGCCGCTTCAGTGAGGCGCCCGATCCGATGAAGTCCTCGACGAAGTCGTCCGCGGGTGCGGTCAGGATCGTCTCGGGGGTGTCGAACTGCGCGATCACCGACTGGTCCCGCAGGATCGCGATGCGGTCGCCCATCTTGATCGCCTCGTCGATGTCATGGGTGACGAAGACGATGGTCTTGTTGATCTCTTCCTGCAGGCGCAGGAACTCGTTCTGCAGGCGCTCACGCGTGATGGGGTCGATCGCGCCGAACGGCTCATCCATCAGCATGATGTCGGGGTCGGCACTCATGGCGCGAGCGACGCCGATGCGCTGGCGCTGACCGCCCGACAGCTCCTTAGGGTAGCGGTCCCGGAACCGTGCGGGATCCAGCCCGACCGTGTCGAGCAGTTCGTCGACGCGGTCGTCGACCTTCTTCTTGTCCCAGCCCAGCAATCGCGGCACCGTCGCGATGTTGTGGTGGATGGTGCGGTGGGGGAACAGACCGATCTGTTGGATGACGTAGCCGATCTGGCGTCGCAGCTGATCGGGGTCGGCGCTCATCACGTTCTCGCCCGACAGGTAGATCTCCCCCGAGGTCGGCTCGATCAGACGGTTGATCATCTTCATGGTCGTGGTCTTGCCGCAGCCCGACGGACCGACGAGCACGACGATCTCGCCCTCGGGGATGTCCATGTTCACCGACTTCACGGCCGGCTCGGACATGCCGGGATAGATCTTTGTCAGCTCCCTGAGCTGGATCTTGTACTCGCTCACGTCGCATCCACCTTCTGTCTCGACGCCCGGGCCGGCCGCTCCACCTGATGTGTCACTGCAGTCCTTTCGACGTGGTCAGCCGTCCGATGACCTGGTACAGAGCGTCGAACAGCAGGGCGAGGATGAGGATGGCCAACGTGCCGCCGAAGATGGACTCGGTCGCTCCGACGCTGCCGATCCGCCGGATGCCGTTGTAGATCTCATTGCCCAGGCCGCCGCCGCCGATCAGGGCGGCGACCGCGGCGATGCCGACGGTCAGCTGCGTGGCGACCCGGATCCCGGTCAGGATGACCGGCCAGGCGACGGGCAGCTCCATCTGCAGCAGGCGCTGGGCGTTGCCCATGCCCATGCCGCGTGCCGACTCGATCATCGCGGGGTCGACCGACTGCAGGCCCGCGAGCGTGTTGCGCGCGATCGGCAGCAGTGCATACCCGGTCAGCGCGACGATCACCGGGCGGTTGCCGATGCCGAGGTAGGGGATCAGGGCGGCGAACAACGCGAGCGACGGGATCGTCAGGATGAGTGACGTCGTGTTCATGATCGGCCCACGCAGCAACGAGGACCGGTGGGCGATGATCCCGAGCACCATGGCGATGATCGTCGCCAGCACAATGGGGACGACGACCAGCCAGATGTGCTCGAGCGACTGCTCGATCAGGACGTCAATGGTGCCGGGTGCGGTCAGGTACTCGATGAAGCTCATCGTCTGCGTCGTCCCTCCTGTCCGCTGTGACCGCGTCGCGCGCGGCTCGTCAACGCGGCACAGCCCTCGCTCCCAAGGTTGCGGACTGCGCAACGGCCGCGGGCACCGGGCGGTATGACAACGGTAGCAGATGCCGCCGGATGGATGATAGGGGCATTTGGCGGCGGCCGGTAGGCGGTCCCGCAACGTTCGGACGGCCTCGCCCGCAACCGCTTACGCGCCGACCTACAGTGGCGCACCGGCAGGGCATCGTCGGAAGGACCGTAGCGCGGTGGACGTCGCCGGATCGCCGAGCGGGCGTCGGCTGTTGTGTGCCGCGGTCGCGGTCGTGCTGCTCGGCGGCTGCTCAGCCGACGACACGCCGGTGGTCGAGGTCACCACCGTGTCCGTCGGTGATGTGACCGAGACGATCTCCGCGCCTGCAGTCGTGCAGGCCGCCAACCGACAGGACGTCGCGGCATCGGCGCCCGGCGTGGTCGCGGAGATCCGACGGCGTGACGGCCGCCGGGTCGCCGCGGGCGAGCTGGTGGTGCGCCTCGTCAACGACGACGTCGAGTTGGCGCTCGAACAGGCGCAGGCGGCACAGGCAGCTCTGGACGCGTCGCGGTCCGGCGTGCGCATCGACCCGCCCGGAGACGCCGCCGTGGCGGCCTCGCGCCAGTCGGTCGCCGACCTCGACGCCGATGTGGGCCCTGACCTCGCGGCCGCACGCCGTCGGGCGGCGGCCATCGACGACCCTGCTGCGCGGCAGGCCGCGCAGCAGACCGTTGCCATGCTCGAGGAGACCTACCACGACGTGCGCGACGCGCTGCTCGCGACCGGTCGGGCGGCGGCACAGCAGCAGAACGCCGTCGCCGCGTCCTTCGCAGACGCACTGAACCAGGCGCTCGCGCAGGCCACCGCCGGACAGGCCGCGCAGGCGGCGGGCGCCGCCGACGCGGCCGAGGCGCAGGCCGAGGACCTCGACCTGTTCGCGCCGATCGACGGGGTCGTCGAACTCGGGCGCGCCGCCACCAGCACCACGCCGGTCGTTCCCGACGAGCTGGGGAATGGTGCCGCGGAGGCGCTCGCGGGTGGTCTGGGCGCCGCGTCCGCCGCGCAGGGTGGCAGGCTGCAGGTCGGCAGCGAGGTCGCGCCGGGAC from Euzebyales bacterium encodes:
- a CDS encoding glycine betaine ABC transporter substrate-binding protein, whose amino-acid sequence is MRRSKSVLLALFAALALLAAACGGGDQLESGGGGEATTASGGSEGGELTAGTEALDGAQITVGSKDFDEQQILGYISVTALEAAGASVDDQVNLGGTDANRQALLSGQIQHYWEYTGTGWINHLGHTDPIPDREEQYNAVREEDLQENNLVWLAPAPFNNTYGLAFRSEAADQLGNPEALSDLGPLIENNPEQASLCVETEFESREDGLPGMEEQYGYEFPNSEVTGLDTGVIYSAIDKGDPCNFGEIFTTDGRIAALDLSVLEDDQSFFPLYNASPVFTRDVYEQYGEALEACFAPIAEALSQEQMTELNKRRSSDGERPQAVAESFLNDNDLLGGCEGG
- a CDS encoding efflux RND transporter periplasmic adaptor subunit, with protein sequence MDVAGSPSGRRLLCAAVAVVLLGGCSADDTPVVEVTTVSVGDVTETISAPAVVQAANRQDVAASAPGVVAEIRRRDGRRVAAGELVVRLVNDDVELALEQAQAAQAALDASRSGVRIDPPGDAAVAASRQSVADLDADVGPDLAAARRRAAAIDDPAARQAAQQTVAMLEETYHDVRDALLATGRAAAQQQNAVAASFADALNQALAQATAGQAAQAAGAADAAEAQAEDLDLFAPIDGVVELGRAATSTTPVVPDELGNGAAEALAGGLGAASAAQGGRLQVGSEVAPGQTVFTVFNTRQLYVQADVDEIDAPALQAGQRAEVLLDAFPDRAFDGEVTSVAIEAQTGTTGGVSYPVRIRLLDVPDEQRRRPRLGMTASAEIVTDTVTSDQVVPARSIVRRDGGQAVFIVRDGRAELVRVDVDALGEERAAVTSSQLSTDDPVIVSGYEDLLDGDAVRVTDASASER
- a CDS encoding betaine/proline/choline family ABC transporter ATP-binding protein, yielding MSEYKIQLRELTKIYPGMSEPAVKSVNMDIPEGEIVVLVGPSGCGKTTTMKMINRLIEPTSGEIYLSGENVMSADPDQLRRQIGYVIQQIGLFPHRTIHHNIATVPRLLGWDKKKVDDRVDELLDTVGLDPARFRDRYPKELSGGQRQRIGVARAMSADPDIMLMDEPFGAIDPITRERLQNEFLRLQEEINKTIVFVTHDIDEAIKMGDRIAILRDQSVIAQFDTPETILTAPADDFVEDFIGSGASLKRLNLSRVRDVDYHSDVPTGTFDDSRDALFNKLHESHWTALLVLDSQGRPQRWLRATDFKREGDLRNSGLPHEAQVEPQATLSDALNEMIVSNAGCAVVVDGKGSYQGLVDIDTIMQAIQGMREQTEEYYRAAKLPPEEAIA
- a CDS encoding ABC transporter permease, which translates into the protein MSAPTQTDDGLDRRAQLDTQAARSEVRTDPDAMTTRQKLVHYASIPVFVTIVLVLLVVWLSGQELDSIEARNITLDNVLGQTQRHIYLTVLSTIIVVALAVPLGIVATRPGTRRLAPVIIGIGNAGQAIPSLGLLAIIFIAFGAVPVLPSTGVVPVVAALVAVSFLPILRNTMVGLDGVDRDILEAGSGMGMSQRQVLRKIELPLAIPVVLAGVRTALILNVGTATLAFLFGGGGLGFIIFTGFNLKRTPVLITGAVMAAVLALLVDYVGGLIEEWLKPKGL
- a CDS encoding ABC transporter permease, producing the protein MSFIEYLTAPGTIDVLIEQSLEHIWLVVVPIVLATIIAMVLGIIAHRSSLLRGPIMNTTSLILTIPSLALFAALIPYLGIGNRPVIVALTGYALLPIARNTLAGLQSVDPAMIESARGMGMGNAQRLLQMELPVAWPVILTGIRVATQLTVGIAAVAALIGGGGLGNEIYNGIRRIGSVGATESIFGGTLAILILALLFDALYQVIGRLTTSKGLQ